The genomic window GACTCTTGGTTGTTGGTTAATAATTCTGATTGCTGTTCAACTGCTGGGGATTCTTCTCGATATCTATAGTTAGAATGCTCGTCTTGTTTTGCTTCCGAAAGCGGGGATGAAGTATTGGGAGAGATATATGGCATAAGTAGGTTGGTATAAATACAGTTAACTGGAGAGGGTCTTTCTTTGTTCTTTGTTCTTTGTCATTGGTAAGGGTTTCAGTTGTATTGAAATTTCGTAGCGTAGTTCTGTTTATTGAGCGAGCGTAAAACCCCATCCCCTTGTGGGTGGGGCAGTTGACTCCTGCTAACTTACTTAGTTTTTCTCAGGAGTATAAGACGTAGCAGTGCTACGTCTTTGCCAATGTTCTATTCGCCAGATTTATCCCACTTGAGCTAGTTGTTGTTGATTGAGATAGTAATAATGTCCTTGTTTGGCGATGAGTTCATCGTGAGTGCCGCTTTCCACCAGTACTCCTTGGTCGAGAACCAGGATTAAGTCCGCATTGCGTACCGTGGAAAGACGATGGGCAATGATCATACTGGTGCGCCCTTTAAGAATTGTTTTGAGGTTGTTTTGAATAATGCGTTCTGATTCGGAATCTAAGTGACTTGTAGCTTCATCAAACAGTAATAACCGGGGATTTCCCAGTAGGGCACGGGCAATAGCGAGGCGTTGGCGTTGTCCACCAGAGAGCATGCCCCCGCCTTCACCAATTTGGGTTTCGTAGCCTAGTGGTAATTTTTGAATAAATTCGTCGGCTCCAGCTAGTTGTGCAGCCTGGATCATCTCATCTAATGTAGATTCTGGGTGGGCGATAGAGATGTTTTCGCGGATAGTCCCACCGAATAGGAATGTATCCTGATCTACAACGCCGACTTGAGAACGGAGCGATCGCAGAGATAGCCCACATATATCATGTCCGTCAATTAAGACTTTGCCATCTGTCGTTGGGTATAAACCTAAAATTAATTTACTCAGAGTGGTTTTCCCAGAACCGCTACGTCCTACTAGAGCCACCATTTGCTCTGGTTTAATTTCAAAGTTGAGGTTTTCCAGGACATTAGTCTTACTTTCTGGGTGATAGCGGAAGGTGACATTCTCGAAGCGGATATGTCCGCGCAATCTTCCTAAAGTCTTGCGGGGTTTAGTTTGTAAGTCTTCTTCTGGTTCTGCTTCCAAGACGTCGTTGAGACGTTCGACGGAGATGACGATTTCTTGGAATTCGTTCCAAAGTTGGGAGAATCTGAGGAAGGGACTCAAGACATTACCCACCAGCATATTAAAAGCTACTAGTTGCCCTACGGTGAGTTCGCCTTGAATGACTTGCCAAGCACCAAACCACATCAATGCTGTAGTAGTAAAGGTATTGATGGAGCTACTAATTACGGAAAGGCGAATACCGATTACTTGGGCGTTAAAAGATTTTCTCACTAAATCATTGAGTAGTTCCTCCCATCGCCAACGGACAGTCTGTTCAATTGATAAGGAACGGACTGTGCGAATGCCACTGAGAGATTCAATAATGTAACTGTTTTCTTTAGCTCCGGCATTAAAAACTTCTCTAGATATGCGGCGCAAAATACTTGTACTAGCCAGTGCCAAAATGAAAAATGGTGGCACAGTCAGCAGGACAAATAATGCCATTTGCCAGCTATAGGAAAACATCAAACTTAGATAGACGACTAGTGTCAGCATGTCTAAGATGATGGACAGGGCTTGACCAGTCAAGAAGCTCTGAATTTTCTGGTTTTCTTGGATGCGGGAAATGATGTCTCCGACGTAGCGGGATTCAAAATAGGCTAAAGGTAAGCGGAAGGTATGTTTGATAAAACCTACCAACAGAGAGATGCTAATCCGGTTGGCGGTATGAGTGAGTAGGTAGCTTCGCACTGCGTTCATGGCAATGCTAAACAAACCAAAAACGATCATCCCCAAACCAACGGCGTTGAGGGTAGTCAAACTACGTTGTACCAGGACTCGGTCTAGCAATAACTGGGTGAATATTGGCGTCACTAGCCCAAATAATTGCATGAGTACGGAAGCGATAAAGACTTCCAGTAGTACTTTGTAGTGGGGTTTGACTAATTCAAAAAACTTCCACAGGCCTATTTCCTGTTTTTCGGCACTTTTGAGTAAGGATGTAGGATGTAAAAGTAGGGCGTAGCCAGTCCAACCCTCTGCAAATTCCTTGCGGCTGAGGGTACGTTGACCAATAGCAGGATCGCCGACAATCACTTTGGTGTTGGTGATTTCATAGACAACGATGAAGTGATTACCTTCCCAGTGAGCGATCGCCGGTAGGGATTGTTCGGCGAATTTATCTAGGGTGGCTTTCACGGGACGAGAGGCGAAACCCAGGCTTTCGGCGGCGGCGGCGATCGCACTTAAGGAAGCACCACTACGCCCGACGTTAGTCATCTCCCGTAGGCGGTTGACGCTGAACTGCTTACCCCAATAGCGACCAATCATCACCAAAGAAGCACAACCACAGTCCGAGGCACTTTGTTGGGCGTAGTAGGGATAACGCTTGGTGAGGCGTCCCCACCAGTGTCCTACTTGGACTTTCGGGCTGGGAAAGTAAGGATGCGGTTTTTTTTGTTGTTGTTTTGTCTCTTGGGTTTTTTGGGGAAAAGCAATGATCTTACCTTGGGATTCCAGACGTTCTGTTGTCGGTCGGCTTTTGCGGCGTTGACGATTAACCGTAGTTTCTGGACGGCCTTGGGGATCAAGGAATAATGCTAATTGGGGACAGTGTTCTAGAGCTAGTTGCCAATGAGATTGTTTAAGGACGTAGGCAGTTGCTGGCTGTTGTACTTGCCATTTGCCCTGTTGGGGTTGTACAGAGATGTTACCTGGCGTTAGAGAGCTACCATCTGAATGCTGCAATGTGCCTCTTTGTAGCAACCATAACTTAGTTTCTTGGGAAATACGTGTATCTACTAAATCATCTACCAATTCATGACGCTCAAACAAAGAGAGGGCTTGTAAAAAACCTTCCACATGGGAGACGTGGGGTGGAAATTGGGAATTTTGGCGACATAACAACAGCAAATCCCAAAGTTCCGCGCGGTTAAATAGATGTTGTTGGATGTTGGGATATTTATCTATCAACCCTTGCAACACCTCTTGCGGCAAATAGGCAAGTTTCAAGTTGGCTGAAGCTCTAGCAACGTAAGGAATAAAATTTGCTTGCGGGAATAGAGTCAATTCGCCGAAGGAAGACGAGGCAGACAAGGTGGTAATGAGATTATCAGAGATATCTGAGACTCTAACTTTACCCGTAAGAATAATGTATATACCAGGGTTAGCTTGTGTTGATTCCCAAAACTGCTTGGTGATTGGCGGCTCAACAATTGCCATTGCTGTTAAACAGCTTTGCAGTTCCGGTTCTGAGAGTGTCTCTCCCAAGGTATAAATGAGCTTTTCACCCGTATTTGGTGGGTAAAAGACTGTTGTCATTGGGTAGCCTCCAAAATAAAACTAGTTATCGGTTGGAATTCAAATAAAGGCATCCAGTCCGATTTCGGAAAAAATGATCTAAATTTTGCAACTCAAGTTCACAAATATACTGCGGCAGAAGGAAAATCTGGATTTGTTCCGGCAATAGCCTGATGGGCGATCCAACGCTCCAATGCTTGGATGGAGCGCTGTAAAATTATGAGCAAACGCCGAGTCATCAGGCTAATGATTAAGAGGCTACACAAAAAATACGTTGGGACAATTTGAATAGTCCCTGAATTTTGTTATGTAATATCAATTACGG from Nostoc sp. UHCC 0870 includes these protein-coding regions:
- a CDS encoding peptidase domain-containing ABC transporter, producing MTTVFYPPNTGEKLIYTLGETLSEPELQSCLTAMAIVEPPITKQFWESTQANPGIYIILTGKVRVSDISDNLITTLSASSSFGELTLFPQANFIPYVARASANLKLAYLPQEVLQGLIDKYPNIQQHLFNRAELWDLLLLCRQNSQFPPHVSHVEGFLQALSLFERHELVDDLVDTRISQETKLWLLQRGTLQHSDGSSLTPGNISVQPQQGKWQVQQPATAYVLKQSHWQLALEHCPQLALFLDPQGRPETTVNRQRRKSRPTTERLESQGKIIAFPQKTQETKQQQKKPHPYFPSPKVQVGHWWGRLTKRYPYYAQQSASDCGCASLVMIGRYWGKQFSVNRLREMTNVGRSGASLSAIAAAAESLGFASRPVKATLDKFAEQSLPAIAHWEGNHFIVVYEITNTKVIVGDPAIGQRTLSRKEFAEGWTGYALLLHPTSLLKSAEKQEIGLWKFFELVKPHYKVLLEVFIASVLMQLFGLVTPIFTQLLLDRVLVQRSLTTLNAVGLGMIVFGLFSIAMNAVRSYLLTHTANRISISLLVGFIKHTFRLPLAYFESRYVGDIISRIQENQKIQSFLTGQALSIILDMLTLVVYLSLMFSYSWQMALFVLLTVPPFFILALASTSILRRISREVFNAGAKENSYIIESLSGIRTVRSLSIEQTVRWRWEELLNDLVRKSFNAQVIGIRLSVISSSINTFTTTALMWFGAWQVIQGELTVGQLVAFNMLVGNVLSPFLRFSQLWNEFQEIVISVERLNDVLEAEPEEDLQTKPRKTLGRLRGHIRFENVTFRYHPESKTNVLENLNFEIKPEQMVALVGRSGSGKTTLSKLILGLYPTTDGKVLIDGHDICGLSLRSLRSQVGVVDQDTFLFGGTIRENISIAHPESTLDEMIQAAQLAGADEFIQKLPLGYETQIGEGGGMLSGGQRQRLAIARALLGNPRLLLFDEATSHLDSESERIIQNNLKTILKGRTSMIIAHRLSTVRNADLILVLDQGVLVESGTHDELIAKQGHYYYLNQQQLAQVG